A window of Blautia argi genomic DNA:
CCGCCCTGTACAGAAGCTCCGAGAGCTACACATTCATCAGGGTTCAAGCTCTTGCTTGGTTCTTTTCCTGTCAGCTGTTTTACTTTATCCTGTACAGCCGGGATACGGGTAGAACCACCTACTAACAATACCTGACCTAATTCAGAAGCAGAAAGTCCTGCATCAGATAAAGCGCGTTTTACCGGCTCTGCTGTTCTCTCTACCAGGTCATGTGTCAGTTCATCGAATTTTGCTCTTGTCAGGTTCATATCAAAGTGCAACGGTCCATTTGCATTCATGCTGATAAATGGAAGGTTGATGTTTGTAGTTGTTGCAGAAGAAAGCTCTTTTTTCGCTTTTTCAGCAGCTTCTTTAATACGCTGCATAGCCATTTTATCTGCGGATAAATCTACACCTTCATTTTTCTTGAACTCAGCAATCATGTAATCTGCAACTTTCTGGTCAAAGTCATCACCACCCAGACGGTTGTCGCCTGCTGTAGATAATACTTCGATAACCCCGTCACCGATTTCAATAATGGAAACATCGAAAGTACCGCCACCTAAGTCGTATACCATGATTTTCTGTTCCTGTTCGTTGTCAAGACCGTATGCCAGAGCTGCTGCTGTAGGCTCATTGATAATACGTTTTACATCAAGACCTGCAATTTTACCGGCATCTTTTGTTGCCTGACGCTGAGCATCGTTGAAGTAAGCAGGTACTGTAATAACCGCTTCTGTTACTTTTTCACCCAGGTAATTTTCCGCATCTGTTTTCAGCTTCTGAAGAATCATTGCAGAAATTTCCTGAGGAGAATATTTTTTGTCATCAATAGAAACTCTGTAATCTGTTCCCATATGTCTTTTAATAGAAGAAATTGTTTTGTCTGCATTTGTTACAGCCTGACGTTTTGCAGGTTCACCGACAAGTCTTTCTCCTGATTTTGTAAATGCTACTACGGAAGGTGTTGTTCTTGCGCCCTCTGCATTGGCGATAACTACCGGCTGTCCGCCTTCCATAACTCCTACACAACTGTTTGTAGTACCTAAGTCAATACCTATAATCTTTCCCATGATAAATTCCTCCTGAATTTTTTTCTATAATGGATTGTCTGTAATCTATAAGATAAAATCTTCCAGGATTGCTCCTGTGAGATGAATATCGCCTACTTTTTATAGTGTTTTCCACTGTTCCGGTATCAGTTTGCAACCTTTACCATGCTGTGTCGAATAACAGAATCCTTATACATATAGCCTTTCTGGAACTCTTCCACAACCACATTTTCGCCTGCTTCCTCATCTTCCACATGCATCACTGCATTGTGGAAATCCGGATTAAACTCCTGACCCACTGCTTCAATGGCTTTTACACCCATTTCATCAAAAGCGGTCATCAACTGCTTATAAATCTTGAGCATTCCTTCTGCAAAAGGTGTTACCTGTTCTTCTTCAGATACAGTTGCCAGTCCTCTTTCAAAGTTATCCACAACCGGAAGGATTTTCTCTACAATTTCCTTTGCTCCTACCTGATACATGGCAGATTTTTCTTTTTCTGTACGTTTACGAAAATTATCAAATTCTGCCATCTGGCGTTTTACCATATCTGTAAGCTCTTCTATTTTTTCATCTTTTTTATCTTTTTTCTTTTTTCCGAAAAGTCCTTTCTTTTCGTCTGTCTTTTCTTCCGCTTCTTCAGCGGAAGCTTCCTGTTCTTCTTTGGAAACAGCTTCTTCTGCCAGTTTTACATCATCTTCTTCCAGAATTTCTTCTGTTTCCTTATTAGAAATGGTTTCCTCTTCCATGGTGTTATACTCCTTTTTTTCTTCTGACACGAATCTCATACCGCCTTTCTATGTTTTCTTAAATATATTATCCAACTGATTCTTTAAAGTTTTCAGATTGTCTACTACATTCTCATAATCCATTCTCTTTGGTCCTATGATCCCGATTGTACCCTGCATACCCTCTCCCAAATCATAGGTTGCAGTCACGACACTGCAGTCCTTCATAGTTTTTACCGGGCTTTCATTTCCAATATAAACCTGAATTCCTGTTTTTTCTTTTCCGTCTTCGGGTTCTGCCGTATCTTTTACAAATTCCACCAGTGCCTGTTTTTCTTCAAAAGCGGAAATCAGCTCACTTGCCTTTGAGGTATCTGCCAGCTCAGGATATTTGAATATATTGGTTGCCCCGCTGGTATAAATTTCCATTTCTTCTTCATCCGGGGCAATCGCCTGTGCAACAGCATCAATCACACTGCCGATGACCGCACTGTGAATGCCGGCCTGCTCTTTCAGTCTGGAAATCATTGCCAGATTAATTTCCTCAATAGAAAGTCCATTTAACTGTGTATTCAGCAGAAGGTTTAATTTGAGTACGGTTTCATCGTCCATTGGCTCTTTTAAATCAATAATATGATTCTTTACCAGATTTCCTTCTACTACTACAACTGCCAGCAGTTGGTTTTCGCTGACTCTGGAAAGCTGCAGAAATTTCAGCTTATTTCGATGATAAGTAGGACCTGTAATCATGGTCGCATAGTTGGTATTTGATGCCAGCACTTTTACAACCTGCTTTAATACCTTTTCCATTTTGTCAGTCTTCTCAATCATCAGCTCTTTAATTTCTGCTGTTTCTTTTTCTTTTTCCTTCATAAGTTCATCAACATAAAGACGATAACCCATGTCCGAAGGAATCCGTCCTGCTGAAGTATAGGGCTGAACAATGTAACCCAGCTCCTCCAAATCTGACATCTCATTCCGTATTGTCGCGGAGCTAAGATTCAAATCTGTGTACTTGGAAATGGTTCTGGAACCAACTGGTTCACCGGTTTCCAAATAAGTCTGGATAATAGCTTTTAAAATTTTCCGTTTTCTCTCGTCCAGTTCACTTATGACTTCCATCTTTCGCTCCTTTCTCGTTATTGTTAGCACTCGTTTAAGTGGAGTGCTAATATCTATGTTTTTAAGATAGCACCAGAGTTTTTATTTGTCAAGGGATTTATAATTATTTTAGAATTTTGGTGAAAAGATTCTTATTTCTCCAATTCCTCCAGGTTCTTCTTAAGTTCTATCATTTTATCACGAAGCTGCGCTGCCATTTCAAAATTCAGGTCTGCGGCAGCTGTCTGCATCTGCTTCTGCACCTGTCCAATCAACTTCTCCAGTTCCTTTTTGCTCATGGACTCCGGATCCTTCATCAGCTTATCCTCTGTTTCTGCCACTGCCTTTGAAATACTGATAAGATCCCGAACTGCCTTTTTAATGGTTTTTGGTGTAATTCCATGCTCCCGGTTATATTGTTCCTGAAGCGCCCGGCGGCGCATGGTTTCATCAATAGCAAGACGCATGGAATCTGTCATAACGTCTGCGTACATAATAACCCGTCCCTCTGCGTTACGGGCGGCACGTCCTATGGTCTGAATCAAAGAAACCTCTGAACGCAAAAAGCCTTCCTTATCTGCATCTAAAATCGCTACCAGGGTAATTTCCGGTATATCCAGCCCCTCTCTCAAAAGGTTGATTCCCACCAGTACATCAAAGACATTCAGACGCATATCCCGAATAATCTGAGTTCTCTCCAGCGTATCAATATCTGAATGCAGATATTTCACCCGGATTCCCAAATCCTTCATATATTCCGTTAAATCCTCTGCCATACGCTTTGTCAACGTGGTAATGAGAATCTTATTGCCTTTTTCTACCTCTTTATGCACCTCTCCGATTAAATCATCAATCTGCCCCTCCACAGGACGCACTTCTACCTTCGGATCTAACAGCCCTGTTGGACGGATAATCTGCTCTGCACGAAGAAGTTCATGGTTTTCCTCATATTCCCCCGGTGTGGCGGATACAAAAAGAATCTGATCAATCTTATCCTCAAATTCTTCAAAATTTAAAGGACGGTTGTCCTTTGCCGATGGCAGACGAAAACCGTAATCTACCAACGTCTGCTTTCTGGACTGGTCACCTGCGTACATACCCCGTATCTGAGGTATGGTTTTGTGGGACTCATCGATAATAATCAGAAAATCATCTCCGAAATAATCTATCAGAGTAAAAGGAGGCTGCCCCGGCTTCAACCCGGACAAATGGCGGGAATAATTTTCCACACCGGAACAAAATCCGGTTTCTTTTAACATTTCAATATCAAAATTGGTTCTTTCTGAAATTCTCTGGGCTTCTAAAAGCTTGTCTTCACTTTTAAAATAATCTACCCTTTCCTTTAATTCTTCCTCAATTGCATCAGCTGCTTTCCTGATTTTTTCTATGGGTACGACATAATGCGACGCAGGAAAAATTCCAATGTGATTTAAAGAGCGTTTGATTTCTCCGGTTAAGGTATCAATTTCTGTAATGCGGTCAATTTCGTCACCGAAAAACTCCACCCTCACTGCCGTATCGCTGTAATCTGCCGGGAAAATTTCCAACACATCACCTCTCACACGAAAGGTTCCTCTGTGAAAGTCCATTTCATTTCTATCATACTGAATATCAATAAGCTGACGAATCACCTCATCCCTGTCTTTTTCCATACCCGGACGCAGAGAGATAATCATGTTCTGATAATCGTCAGGACTTCCGATTCCATAGATGCAGGAAACACTGGAAACAATGATGACATCTTTGCGCTCACTTAGTGATGAGGTGGCGGAAAGACGGAGTTTGTCGATTTCATCATTGACAGCAGAATCCTTTGCAATATAGGTGTCCGAGGAAGGGACATAGGCTTCGGGCTGGTAGTAGTCGTAATAGGATACAAAGTACTCAACCGCATTATTCGGGAAGAATTCTTTGAATTCTCCGTAGAGCTGGGCAGCTAAAGTTTTATTGTGCGCTATGATAAGCGTCGGTTTATTCAGTTTGGCAATAACGTTTGCCATGGTAAAAGTCTTCCCTGAACCGGTGACTCCCAGGAGAGTTTCGCACTGATTTCCTTCTTTAAAGCCCTTAACAAGCTGCTCGATGGCTTGGGGCTGGTCGCCGGTTGGAGCGTATTCTGATACTAATTCAAAGTGATCCATATAATTCTCCTTTGTTCAATTATTCCTCATTTATTCCAAATTTTTATCTTCTAGCGATATTTGTAGTTCTTCTTTACTAGGAAGTACTGTTTCATATTTACTGGCAAATATCTGATTATTATCTTTAGGTAATGTCATTTCTACAATAGCATCTTTCTTATCTTTGCAGATAATAATACCTATTGTTGAATTTTCATCGTCCAATTTAACTTTTCGATCATAATAATTTACATACATCTGCATCTGTCCTATATCTTGGTGCTTTAACTGACCAATTTTCAAATCAAACAATACAAAACAACGCAGTAAACGATTATAAAAAACCAAATCAACTCTAAAATGTTCTTCTTCAAAAGTGAATCTGACTTGTCTGCCTACAAAAGTAAATCCTCTTCCCAGTTCTAATAAGAACTTTTGCAAATTATCTATAATCCTATTTTCCAATTCTGTTTCGGTATAAGTAACAAGTTCCGGAAGTCCTGTAAACTCTAAAATATACGGATCTTTAAATATATCTTCAGGCTTTTCAACCATCTGCCCCTCTGTCGCAAGACGCATTATTTTCTCTTTATTTTTGCTCAATGCCAATCTTTTATATAAAGAACTTCCATACTGTCTTGATAATTCACTTTTGCT
This region includes:
- the dnaK gene encoding molecular chaperone DnaK codes for the protein MGKIIGIDLGTTNSCVGVMEGGQPVVIANAEGARTTPSVVAFTKSGERLVGEPAKRQAVTNADKTISSIKRHMGTDYRVSIDDKKYSPQEISAMILQKLKTDAENYLGEKVTEAVITVPAYFNDAQRQATKDAGKIAGLDVKRIINEPTAAALAYGLDNEQEQKIMVYDLGGGTFDVSIIEIGDGVIEVLSTAGDNRLGGDDFDQKVADYMIAEFKKNEGVDLSADKMAMQRIKEAAEKAKKELSSATTTNINLPFISMNANGPLHFDMNLTRAKFDELTHDLVERTAEPVKRALSDAGLSASELGQVLLVGGSTRIPAVQDKVKQLTGKEPSKSLNPDECVALGASVQGGKLAGDAGAGDILLLDVTPLSLSIETMGGIATRLIERNTTIPTKKSQIFSTAADNQTAVDINVVQGERQFARDNKSLGQFRLDGIPPARRGVPQIEVTFDIDANGIVNVSAKDLGTGKEQHITITAGSNMSDDEIDKAVREAAEYEAQDKKRKDAVDTKNDADAMVFQTEKAMEEAGDKIDANDKTAVEADLNALKDVLAKCANVDEITDAQVEEIKAGKEKLMQSAQKLFAKMYEQAQAQGGAQAGSDMGAGAQGGSSNEAYGDDVVDGDYREV
- the grpE gene encoding nucleotide exchange factor GrpE, translated to MSEEKKEYNTMEEETISNKETEEILEEDDVKLAEEAVSKEEQEASAEEAEEKTDEKKGLFGKKKKDKKDEKIEELTDMVKRQMAEFDNFRKRTEKEKSAMYQVGAKEIVEKILPVVDNFERGLATVSEEEQVTPFAEGMLKIYKQLMTAFDEMGVKAIEAVGQEFNPDFHNAVMHVEDEEAGENVVVEEFQKGYMYKDSVIRHSMVKVAN
- the hrcA gene encoding heat-inducible transcriptional repressor HrcA, which codes for MEVISELDERKRKILKAIIQTYLETGEPVGSRTISKYTDLNLSSATIRNEMSDLEELGYIVQPYTSAGRIPSDMGYRLYVDELMKEKEKETAEIKELMIEKTDKMEKVLKQVVKVLASNTNYATMITGPTYHRNKLKFLQLSRVSENQLLAVVVVEGNLVKNHIIDLKEPMDDETVLKLNLLLNTQLNGLSIEEINLAMISRLKEQAGIHSAVIGSVIDAVAQAIAPDEEEMEIYTSGATNIFKYPELADTSKASELISAFEEKQALVEFVKDTAEPEDGKEKTGIQVYIGNESPVKTMKDCSVVTATYDLGEGMQGTIGIIGPKRMDYENVVDNLKTLKNQLDNIFKKT
- the uvrB gene encoding excinuclease ABC subunit UvrB produces the protein MDHFELVSEYAPTGDQPQAIEQLVKGFKEGNQCETLLGVTGSGKTFTMANVIAKLNKPTLIIAHNKTLAAQLYGEFKEFFPNNAVEYFVSYYDYYQPEAYVPSSDTYIAKDSAVNDEIDKLRLSATSSLSERKDVIIVSSVSCIYGIGSPDDYQNMIISLRPGMEKDRDEVIRQLIDIQYDRNEMDFHRGTFRVRGDVLEIFPADYSDTAVRVEFFGDEIDRITEIDTLTGEIKRSLNHIGIFPASHYVVPIEKIRKAADAIEEELKERVDYFKSEDKLLEAQRISERTNFDIEMLKETGFCSGVENYSRHLSGLKPGQPPFTLIDYFGDDFLIIIDESHKTIPQIRGMYAGDQSRKQTLVDYGFRLPSAKDNRPLNFEEFEDKIDQILFVSATPGEYEENHELLRAEQIIRPTGLLDPKVEVRPVEGQIDDLIGEVHKEVEKGNKILITTLTKRMAEDLTEYMKDLGIRVKYLHSDIDTLERTQIIRDMRLNVFDVLVGINLLREGLDIPEITLVAILDADKEGFLRSEVSLIQTIGRAARNAEGRVIMYADVMTDSMRLAIDETMRRRALQEQYNREHGITPKTIKKAVRDLISISKAVAETEDKLMKDPESMSKKELEKLIGQVQKQMQTAAADLNFEMAAQLRDKMIELKKNLEELEK